The Sabethes cyaneus chromosome 3, idSabCyanKW18_F2, whole genome shotgun sequence DNA window ctatttccgtctctttcgcttgcatgtaaaagctcaaaaatctgtttaatctgtgtaatttggcgaaaatctgtattttatgcatacagattctgtacaggcgatttctttcaaatatctgttaaacacagaataatatgtgcatgtggcaaccctggttgGAGTGCTATCAGATTTACGTTTCGATGACGTCGATGTATTGTTTAAATGTACGTACGAGCACTGAGACGGCATATCATTGGCATCGTCAGAAGTGATGGTTGCATTTATAAGAATAGCGCTAACTCTATCCATAACCTGACTGATGATTCTACGCTCTAAAAGCTTTAACTTACTTTCAAGTATAACTGATGTTTCTTGAAGGATGTTTGCAGAAATTTCACGAGTAAAATTGTCGTCAACACTGTGAGATTTACTCAAGGCGTCGAGCAGTTCGCTGAATTTTTTATGAATATCAGTTAGGCTAAGTTGTTTTTTGCGGCAGTTAATGCATATGAATTTTAGAGCTACATTCTCGCTAAGTGCAGTAACAGCGGAAGACTTCAAATCGGAGCACTTAATATGCAGTATTCGATCGCATCCACCGAAGCAATAAATTCTATCATACTTGTGTGGCATATAAATATATTCGGGTGACATGAGCTGAATTGTTTATATGTTGCTAAGTAACACAACGAATATGTTGCAACCATAGTAACCACGTTTGTTGATTTCACACGTGGTAAGCAAGACACGAGGAGAATCGTCCTCTTTCGTTATTGGACTCTCGACAAGGTAAGTCATACTCGATCAGCGGTCTTAATTGGGTGGTCTTGATAGATTGTAAAACCAAAGAACACACAATGGCGACCGGAACAGGACACATAAAAAAGGGAAAATCAATGTGTGAAAAGACCACCTAATTAAGACCATCGCAAAAGCGGGTCGGAAGGACCGCGCTACGGCGGGTCAGAAAGACCGTGCAACGGCGGGTCAGAAGGACCGCGCAACGGCGGGTCAGAAGGACCGCGCAACGGCGGGTCAGAAGGACCGCGCAACGGCGGGTCGGAAGGACCGCGCAACGGCGGGTCGGAAGGACCGCGCAACGGCGGGTCGGAAGGACCACGCAACGGCGGATCGGAAGGATCGCGCAACGGCGGGTCGGAAGGATCGCGCCACGGCGGGACGGAAGGATCGCGCAACGGCGGGTCGTGACGACCGCGCAAAGGCGGGTCGAAAACATTGCACAAAACGAATCGAAAGAACCGCTacgctgaaaaaaaaatcgatttattCAGGTTGTTCGATTTATACAACCTACACCCATTAACCCTAAAGAGCGAAGCGAATCTCAAGATTGCGCTCCAAAATTAGTATTGGTGTTAATCTTTACTTGTCATTGCAGATTGTGAAATAACGTTGAAAAAAAAGCCCAAGAAAGGAAGATTCGTCCGCCGTATCATCGACTTTGAGTCCGAAGACGATGAGGTGCGCAGCCaaaattttgaatatcaagtagacatgaagaaaaatggagaagagAAAAACCAAGAAACATCCAACAATAAACCCGATACCTCAtctgatgacgacgatgacatGTCCGGTACCGAACATGACGGTGACGAAGAAGGTAGTTGCAAGTTGGTTAATAATGTATTTCGAATTCGGTCTGATTTTCTATTTATCCCAGACATAACATTACAAAAGGACCAAAAACAAGTGATCGCAGGACGTGATGCTGAGCGGATCGATCGTATGGAGAAAATGATCTCTAAAATTAATGATTTCCTGAGCCGCTTTGATGCAGAGCCAGCTCGAGATAACGATGCTGAGAAAAGCTGGAATATCTCAAATAGCGCAGGCCGATGTTAAAGTGTCGCAAACACTTCGTCTAGCATCAGATGGGATAATCCCAAACCATTCCCGAGTGGAATTGCAGCAAATAAAATGTGGGAGCACTGGAACCGCTacgtggaaaattttgaaatagCAGCCTCCCTCAGCAATGTACTCGATTCTGTCAAAAGGACTCAATTATTATACCTTTCCATGGGCAGTGAATTACAAGAGATCACAAAAGCGGCGAAACTGCGTCCGAACCTGTCAAACTCCTActgttacaatatttttgtgtcGAATATCCAAAAATATCTACGATCAATGACGGATAGCACCGCCGAACACGAAGCGTTTCTTGAATTGAAACAAGAAAACGGTGGATCAGCGGTGGCTTTCCACGCTAGATTAATGGGGAAAGTTAGATCATGCAACTATTATGTTGATGATGAAGATCGATTTGTACGAACACAACTACTAAAAGGTCTCAAAAATCGAGGTCTAGTCAAATATGCTAGGATGTACGACAGTGATACGAACTTTATTGTTCAGTCGGCGACACGGAGCGAAGCATTCGAGTCGGAAAGCAGACAGCAAGATGATAGTAGCGTGATGGAGATTCGAAGCGGCCGTGGTAGACCATCATATGAGCAATTCAACCGAAAGCGTACGAGCTTCAGTGGACCGAGACGAACCGGCGGTCACAAAGACGTCGATGCACTCAATGTTCCCTATTCAACCATCGTAATGGACGATGCCCAGCAATTGATCGAAACTGCAACAGATGTGGCAAATGTGGTCATTTTGTAGCAGCTTGTCGACAGAGACAGATTAACGTTGTGCAGCAACATAAGCAACATTTCGACCAATCCCCGGACAGATTTAACAACTGAGATGATGAAAAGCAGCAGAACAAGCAGGTATTGACACAGTAACATCCAAAAAAAACATGCTAGTGCTActtagaataaaacaaaatacacaGACAAGATTAACTGAAACTGCCTCTTTTCTAAATCCATTACACTCCCATTCAATTTAGATTTACGCTCTCTCAGTCGAAGACATTACAATTGCCTGCTCCA harbors:
- the LOC128740125 gene encoding uncharacterized protein LOC128740125, with product MGRFFRFVLCNVFDPPLRGRHDPPLRDPSVPPWRDPSDPPLRDPSDPPLRGPSDPPLRGPSDPPLRGPSDPPLRGPSDPPLRGPSDPPLRGPSDPPLHGLSDPP